In Methylobacterium aquaticum, the following are encoded in one genomic region:
- the acpS gene encoding holo-ACP synthase, with amino-acid sequence MIVGIGSDLCDIRRIERSLERFGDRFTHRVFTEGERARSDRRAARAPSYARRFAAKEACSKALGTGMSHGVFWRDMEVVNLPGGRPTLRLTNGAAERLATLIPPGHRPVVHVTLTDDPPLAQAFVVIEALPET; translated from the coding sequence ATGATCGTCGGCATCGGCTCCGATCTCTGCGACATCCGCCGCATCGAGCGCTCGCTGGAGCGCTTCGGCGACCGCTTCACCCACCGGGTGTTCACCGAAGGCGAGCGCGCCCGCAGCGACCGGCGCGCCGCCCGCGCGCCCTCCTACGCCCGGCGCTTCGCCGCCAAGGAGGCCTGTTCCAAGGCGCTCGGCACGGGCATGAGCCACGGCGTGTTCTGGCGCGACATGGAGGTGGTCAACCTGCCCGGCGGCCGGCCGACCCTGCGCCTCACCAACGGCGCGGCGGAACGCCTCGCTACCCTGATCCCGCCGGGCCACCGCCCGGTGGTCCACGTGACGCTCACCGACGATCCCCCGCTCGCCCAGGCCTTCGTCGTCATCGAGGCGTTGCCCGAGACCTGA
- the era gene encoding GTPase Era: protein MIDDDTTPGSEDDGTLPGAPADTAPPKDTRAGFVALIGVPNAGKSTLLNSLVGTKVSIVSRKVQTTRALVRGIAMEGSAQIVLVDTPGIFAPKRRLDRAMVTSAWSGAADADAVCLLIDARKGVDEEVDAILNRMPELKRPKYLVLNKIDLMPREKLLALAAALHERVQFERIFMISALTGDGVDDLRRELATRMPPSPWLYPEDQVSDAPLRMLAAEITREKIYDRLHEELPYSSTVETDQWQVRPDGSVRIEQTIFVERESQRKIVLGKGGQTIKAIGQAARIDIAEAAEAKVHLFLFVKVRENWADDPERYREMGLEFPRG, encoded by the coding sequence ATGATCGACGACGACACCACACCCGGCTCCGAGGATGACGGCACGCTCCCGGGCGCTCCCGCCGACACCGCTCCCCCGAAGGACACCCGCGCGGGCTTCGTCGCCCTGATCGGGGTGCCGAATGCCGGCAAGTCGACCCTGCTCAACAGCCTCGTCGGCACCAAGGTGTCGATCGTCTCGCGCAAGGTGCAGACCACCCGGGCGCTCGTGCGCGGCATCGCCATGGAAGGGTCGGCGCAGATCGTCCTCGTCGACACGCCCGGCATCTTCGCGCCCAAGCGCCGCCTCGACCGGGCGATGGTGACCTCGGCCTGGAGCGGCGCGGCCGATGCCGACGCGGTCTGCCTGCTGATCGACGCCCGCAAGGGCGTGGACGAGGAGGTCGACGCGATCCTCAACCGGATGCCGGAGCTGAAGCGCCCGAAATACCTGGTGCTCAACAAGATCGACCTGATGCCCCGCGAGAAGTTGCTGGCGCTCGCCGCCGCGCTCCACGAGCGGGTTCAGTTCGAGCGCATCTTCATGATCTCGGCGCTCACCGGTGACGGGGTCGACGACCTGCGCCGCGAACTCGCCACCCGGATGCCCCCGAGCCCCTGGCTCTATCCCGAGGACCAGGTCTCCGACGCGCCCCTGCGGATGCTCGCCGCGGAGATCACCCGCGAAAAGATCTACGACCGGCTGCACGAGGAGCTGCCCTATTCCTCGACCGTCGAGACCGATCAGTGGCAGGTCCGGCCCGACGGTTCGGTGCGGATCGAGCAGACCATCTTCGTCGAGCGCGAGAGCCAGCGGAAGATCGTGCTCGGCAAGGGCGGCCAGACCATCAAGGCCATCGGCCAGGCCGCCCGGATCGACATCGCCGAGGCGGCGGAGGCCAAGGTCCACCTGTTCCTGTTCGTGAAGGTGCGGGAGAACTGGGCCGACGACCCGGAGCGCTACCGCGAGATGGGCCTGGAATTCCCGCGCGGCTGA
- a CDS encoding ribbon-helix-helix domain-containing protein, which produces MAQIERMTVVFPEPMAAQIRAAVEAGEYATTSEAVRDAVRLWSDRRQMRANDLERMQQAWEAGKASGSAGEVDFKVLRQEARQRLAELNDDRDL; this is translated from the coding sequence ATGGCGCAGATCGAGCGTATGACGGTCGTCTTTCCCGAGCCGATGGCGGCGCAGATCCGCGCCGCCGTCGAGGCGGGAGAATATGCGACGACGAGCGAGGCGGTTCGCGATGCCGTCCGCCTGTGGTCGGACCGCCGGCAAATGCGCGCCAACGACCTCGAGCGGATGCAACAGGCTTGGGAAGCAGGCAAGGCCAGTGGATCGGCCGGAGAGGTCGATTTCAAGGTGTTACGTCAAGAAGCCCGTCAGCGCCTTGCCGAACTGAACGACGATCGTGATCTCTAG
- a CDS encoding type II toxin-antitoxin system RelE/ParE family toxin — MISSFAWSRSARQALLDIYLAIGIHNPDAADRLYDRLEQRAETLRQHPKMGPRRPDIRPTARVLVDPPYLILYEITPDTDDEPVDAVQIVAVLDGRKDLSLGI, encoded by the coding sequence GTGATCTCTAGCTTCGCGTGGTCGAGATCGGCCCGACAAGCTCTTCTCGATATCTATTTGGCGATCGGCATTCACAATCCGGACGCGGCCGATCGCCTCTACGATCGCCTCGAGCAGCGAGCCGAGACGCTGCGACAGCATCCCAAGATGGGGCCGAGGCGCCCTGATATCCGGCCAACGGCACGCGTTCTCGTGGATCCGCCCTACCTTATCCTCTACGAAATCACGCCGGATACGGACGACGAACCCGTCGATGCCGTTCAGATCGTCGCCGTTCTGGACGGTCGTAAGGACTTGAGCCTGGGGATCTGA
- a CDS encoding PRC-barrel domain-containing protein: MTLREARLPASLPGTLRMLLAACALSAVTAAHAQQGSAPADAQKPPAAAPAAPSAPAAQTQAPAAQPQAPAAQPQSPAAQAPANQAPTGPAPAAQAPAVPHGPHGTPATVLDTQDYDGVLGKPVRSAAGEDMGRIIDIIVDKDGKPRAAIIDFGGFLGVGSRKIAVDWRALHFSADNKPGRAVLQLNRNQVRVSPEYKPGDPIVVLGPAGPVPSAASPAPAAASPAPAAPPPAAPAASPAPASPPPAASAPAPAPDADQAASPRNPPDK; encoded by the coding sequence ATGACCCTGCGTGAGGCCCGCTTGCCCGCATCACTGCCCGGAACCCTGCGGATGCTGCTGGCGGCCTGCGCGCTCTCCGCCGTGACGGCCGCGCACGCCCAGCAGGGCTCGGCCCCGGCCGACGCGCAGAAGCCTCCGGCAGCGGCCCCCGCCGCCCCGTCCGCACCCGCGGCACAGACCCAAGCGCCTGCGGCCCAGCCTCAGGCGCCCGCGGCCCAGCCCCAGTCGCCTGCGGCGCAAGCCCCGGCGAACCAAGCTCCCACCGGCCCCGCTCCCGCGGCGCAGGCCCCGGCGGTCCCGCACGGCCCGCACGGGACGCCGGCCACGGTCCTCGACACCCAGGATTACGACGGCGTCCTCGGCAAGCCGGTGCGCAGCGCCGCCGGCGAGGATATGGGCCGCATCATCGACATCATCGTCGACAAGGACGGCAAGCCCCGCGCGGCGATCATCGATTTCGGTGGCTTCCTCGGCGTCGGCTCGCGCAAGATCGCGGTGGATTGGCGCGCCCTGCACTTCTCGGCCGACAACAAGCCGGGCCGCGCGGTGCTCCAGCTCAACCGCAACCAGGTCCGGGTCTCGCCCGAATACAAGCCCGGCGACCCGATCGTCGTGCTCGGCCCGGCCGGCCCGGTGCCGTCGGCCGCCTCGCCTGCGCCGGCCGCCGCTTCGCCCGCTCCCGCCGCGCCGCCGCCGGCGGCTCCCGCCGCATCTCCGGCACCGGCCTCGCCGCCGCCGGCCGCGTCCGCCCCGGCGCCCGCACCCGACGCCGACCAGGCCGCCTCTCCCCGCAACCCGCCGGACAAATGA
- the lepB gene encoding signal peptidase I, which yields MDRARTDQDLKRGKDAGLWDSIKETVKVGAQALLIALVVRTLLFQPFNIPSGSLIPTLLIGDYLFVSKYSLGYSKYSLPLSEYLPFEAKGRIWGASPKQGDIVVFKLPKDNATDYIKRVIGLPGDRIQVIEGVLNINGRPVKRERIADYSTTDAFGQPTLVPQYRETLPNGVSHEIIERDGDRGLWDNTQVYTVPANHFFMMGDNRDNSTDSRDLGNVGYVPYENLIGRAEVIFFSIDEGAAAWQIWNWPWTVRWNRIFKPIH from the coding sequence ATGGATCGCGCACGCACGGACCAGGACCTGAAACGCGGCAAGGATGCCGGCCTGTGGGACTCGATCAAGGAGACCGTCAAGGTCGGCGCCCAGGCGCTGCTGATCGCGCTGGTGGTCCGCACCCTGCTGTTCCAGCCGTTCAACATCCCGTCCGGCTCGCTGATCCCGACCCTGCTGATCGGCGACTACCTCTTCGTCTCGAAGTACTCGCTCGGCTACTCGAAGTACTCCCTGCCGCTGAGCGAGTACCTGCCGTTCGAGGCCAAGGGGCGGATCTGGGGCGCCTCGCCGAAGCAGGGCGACATCGTCGTCTTCAAGCTGCCCAAGGACAACGCGACCGACTACATCAAGCGGGTGATCGGCCTGCCGGGTGACCGGATCCAGGTGATCGAGGGCGTGCTCAACATCAACGGCCGGCCGGTGAAGCGCGAGCGCATCGCCGATTACTCGACCACCGACGCCTTCGGCCAGCCGACCCTGGTGCCGCAATACCGCGAGACCCTGCCCAACGGCGTCAGCCACGAGATCATCGAGCGCGACGGCGACCGCGGCCTGTGGGACAACACCCAGGTCTACACCGTGCCGGCGAACCACTTCTTCATGATGGGCGACAACCGCGACAACTCCACCGATTCCCGCGATCTCGGCAATGTCGGCTACGTGCCCTACGAGAACCTGATCGGCCGGGCCGAGGTGATCTTCTTCTCGATCGACGAGGGTGCGGCCGCCTGGCAGATCTGGAACTGGCCCTGGACGGTGCGCTGGAACCGGATCTTCAAGCCGATCCACTGA
- a CDS encoding pseudouridine synthase, with product MSAKAKVASVRLDRLLANLGYGSRREIQMLARAGKVVLDGAPLRDADQRIALDPDLPSRLTVQAKSLDPLPGLALMLHKPLGVTCSHKEAGALVYSLLPPRWRRREPPLSTVGRLDKETSGLLLLTDDGALLHRIISPRASVSKRYQVTLDRPLRGDEDAIFSSGTLMLEGEEKPLLPVTLEVHGPTSAAVTLMEGRYHQVRRMFAAVGNHVTALHRDRVGALDLPADLEPGQCRVMGEGDVARVFA from the coding sequence ATGAGCGCGAAGGCGAAGGTGGCGTCGGTCCGGCTCGACCGGCTGCTGGCCAATCTCGGCTACGGCTCGCGCCGCGAGATCCAGATGCTGGCCCGCGCCGGCAAAGTGGTGCTCGACGGCGCCCCCTTGCGCGACGCCGACCAACGGATCGCCCTCGACCCGGACCTGCCGTCCCGCCTCACCGTCCAAGCTAAGTCCCTCGACCCGCTGCCGGGGCTCGCCCTGATGCTGCACAAGCCGCTCGGCGTCACCTGCTCGCACAAGGAGGCGGGCGCGCTGGTCTACAGCCTGCTGCCGCCGCGCTGGCGCCGCCGCGAGCCGCCGCTCTCGACGGTGGGCCGCCTCGACAAGGAGACCTCGGGGCTGCTTCTGCTGACCGATGACGGGGCGTTGCTGCACCGGATCATCTCGCCGAGGGCCAGCGTCTCGAAGCGCTACCAGGTGACGCTCGACCGCCCGTTGCGCGGCGACGAGGATGCGATCTTCTCCTCCGGCACGCTGATGCTGGAGGGCGAGGAGAAGCCGCTGCTGCCGGTGACGCTGGAGGTCCATGGCCCGACGAGTGCTGCCGTGACCCTGATGGAAGGGCGCTACCACCAGGTCCGGCGGATGTTCGCGGCAGTCGGCAATCACGTCACGGCGCTGCACAGGGATCGGGTCGGGGCGCTGGACCTGCCGGCGGACCTGGAGCCCGGGCAGTGCCGGGTGATGGGGGAGGGGGATGTGGCGCGGGTGTTCGCGTAG
- the rnc gene encoding ribonuclease III, whose amino-acid sequence MPQAEKPVPDAGDAPPRRKRGMRRRPDLSVLEERIGHHFADRDLLVRALTHVSATNGKGSYQRLEFLGDRVLGLAVADGLYNALPGADEGDLSRRLSSLVRRESCAMVANAWEVGPHLNLGGGEVHGGGRRNAAILADVCEAILGAVFLDAGYAAAKAVIDRAFEADRQTEGTRSRDPKSALQEWAQAQGWPTPTYEVVERAGPDHAPQFRIEARVTGVAPGIGIGGSKRLAEQTAARDLLVREGLWTGNEPGEQSE is encoded by the coding sequence ATGCCGCAGGCCGAGAAGCCGGTGCCTGATGCAGGCGACGCCCCGCCGCGGCGCAAGCGCGGGATGCGGCGCCGGCCCGACCTCTCGGTGCTGGAGGAGCGCATCGGCCACCACTTCGCCGACCGCGACCTGCTGGTGCGGGCGCTCACCCATGTCAGCGCCACCAACGGGAAGGGCAGCTACCAGCGCCTCGAATTCCTCGGCGACCGGGTGCTCGGTCTGGCGGTGGCGGACGGCCTCTACAACGCGTTGCCGGGTGCCGACGAGGGCGACCTGTCGCGGCGCCTGTCGAGCCTGGTGCGGCGCGAGAGCTGCGCCATGGTGGCCAATGCCTGGGAGGTCGGGCCGCACCTGAACCTCGGCGGCGGCGAGGTCCATGGCGGCGGGCGCCGCAACGCGGCGATCCTCGCCGATGTCTGCGAGGCGATCCTCGGCGCGGTCTTCCTCGATGCCGGCTATGCCGCGGCCAAGGCGGTGATCGACCGGGCCTTCGAGGCCGACCGCCAGACCGAGGGGACGCGCAGCCGCGACCCGAAATCGGCGTTGCAGGAATGGGCGCAGGCGCAAGGCTGGCCGACGCCGACCTACGAGGTGGTGGAGCGGGCCGGGCCCGACCACGCGCCGCAATTTCGCATCGAGGCCCGGGTCACCGGCGTCGCGCCCGGAATCGGCATCGGCGGCTCGAAGCGCTTGGCCGAGCAGACGGCCGCGCGCGACCTGCTGGTGCGCGAGGGGCTGTGGACCGGGAACGAGCCCGGGGAGCAATCAGAATGA
- a CDS encoding class I SAM-dependent methyltransferase produces MTDPISPRPGVYGHPPAELAEVPEGAVQLSPLVPGGTALEELAPGSLPGLTMLAPPGTLERRHVLALAMRALAPGASLTVLAPKDRGGSRLARELSGFGCRLDESAKSHHRIVRTVRPDAPTGLDEAISEGAPRRDDGLGLWTQPGIFSWNRIDPGTALLIETMPPLSGRGADLGCGLGILAHAVLASPKVTALALVDNDRRAVEASRRNVDDPRVTVTWADARDAGAVPERLDFVVMNPPFHDGGAEDRTLGQAFIRRAAAALRPGGTLWLTANTHLPYEATLGEVFKEVTQRASGHGYKIHEARK; encoded by the coding sequence ATGACCGATCCGATCTCCCCCCGTCCGGGCGTCTACGGACACCCGCCCGCCGAGCTCGCCGAGGTGCCGGAGGGCGCCGTCCAGCTCTCGCCGCTGGTGCCCGGCGGCACCGCCCTGGAGGAGCTGGCCCCCGGCTCGCTTCCCGGCCTGACCATGCTGGCCCCGCCCGGTACCCTGGAGCGGCGCCACGTCCTGGCGCTGGCCATGCGCGCGCTCGCGCCCGGCGCGAGCCTCACCGTGCTCGCGCCGAAGGACCGGGGCGGGTCGCGGCTCGCCCGCGAATTGTCCGGCTTCGGCTGCCGCCTCGACGAGAGCGCCAAGAGCCACCACCGCATCGTCCGGACCGTGCGGCCCGACGCGCCGACCGGCCTCGACGAGGCGATCAGCGAGGGCGCGCCGCGGCGCGACGACGGTCTCGGCCTGTGGACGCAGCCCGGCATCTTCTCGTGGAACCGGATCGATCCCGGCACCGCCCTGCTGATCGAGACGATGCCGCCCCTGTCCGGGCGCGGCGCCGATCTCGGCTGCGGCCTCGGCATCCTCGCCCACGCCGTGCTCGCCTCGCCCAAGGTGACGGCGCTCGCCCTCGTCGACAACGACCGCCGGGCCGTCGAGGCGTCCCGGCGCAACGTCGACGATCCGCGCGTGACGGTGACATGGGCCGATGCCCGGGACGCCGGCGCGGTGCCGGAGCGCCTCGACTTCGTGGTGATGAACCCGCCCTTCCACGATGGCGGCGCCGAGGACCGGACCCTCGGCCAGGCCTTCATCCGCCGCGCCGCCGCCGCCTTGCGGCCGGGCGGGACGCTGTGGCTCACCGCCAACACCCATCTGCCCTACGAGGCGACGCTGGGCGAGGTGTTCAAGGAGGTGACGCAGCGGGCGTCGGGCCACGGCTACAAGATCCACGAGGCGCGCAAATGA
- a CDS encoding MFS transporter, protein MTRPRQAHRSLAHRDREASRSEMRPESRQDSGRDFARDPVRDRGGASTGRRGEKPAPSLTSSRGLDAFTFFVANLQTGFGPFVAVYFTSQSWTQSDIGLVLTIGGLFSLFGQVPGGAFVDWVTSKRFVAALSVAIIGLSAAGLALFPTFLIVALSMAAHSIASCTLTPAIAAISLGLVGHAGLGERLGRNARFSSIGNALAAGGMGACGYYLSSEAVFYVTAALALPTLAALWFVRASEIDHVRPQAPEGETAPGGWESLKLVVTNRALLCFAACITLFFVSNAAMLPLVGSVLTVRTSHTATILIAACIMAPQLVMALIAPAVGRAAQAYGRRPLLILGFAALPIRGLLFAYTDAPELLVAVQIFDGISAAVLGVMVPLVVADCTRGTGRFNMALGAVGTAMGLGAAASTTLSGYMADHFGSHAAFMGLSAVALVALVLIVAIMPETRRPKER, encoded by the coding sequence ATGACGCGACCGCGCCAGGCCCACCGCTCCCTCGCCCACCGCGACCGGGAGGCGTCCCGCTCCGAGATGCGGCCGGAGTCCCGCCAGGATTCCGGCCGCGATTTCGCGCGCGACCCCGTCCGGGACCGGGGAGGCGCGTCCACGGGCCGGCGCGGGGAGAAGCCGGCGCCCTCGCTCACCAGCAGCCGCGGGCTCGACGCGTTCACGTTCTTCGTCGCCAACCTGCAGACGGGCTTCGGCCCGTTCGTGGCGGTCTACTTCACCTCGCAGAGCTGGACCCAGTCCGATATCGGGCTGGTGCTCACCATCGGCGGGCTGTTCAGCCTGTTCGGGCAGGTGCCCGGCGGCGCCTTCGTCGACTGGGTCACCTCGAAGCGCTTCGTCGCCGCCCTGTCGGTGGCCATCATCGGCTTGTCCGCGGCCGGCCTCGCGCTGTTCCCGACCTTCCTGATCGTGGCGCTCTCGATGGCGGCGCATTCGATCGCGAGCTGTACCCTCACCCCGGCCATCGCGGCGATCAGCCTCGGCCTCGTCGGTCATGCGGGCTTGGGCGAACGGCTCGGGCGCAACGCCCGCTTCTCCTCGATCGGCAACGCGCTCGCCGCCGGCGGCATGGGCGCCTGCGGCTACTACCTGTCGAGCGAGGCGGTGTTCTACGTCACGGCGGCGCTGGCGCTTCCGACGCTCGCCGCCCTGTGGTTCGTGCGCGCGAGCGAGATCGACCACGTCCGCCCACAGGCCCCGGAGGGCGAGACGGCACCCGGCGGCTGGGAGAGCCTGAAGCTCGTCGTGACCAACCGGGCGCTGCTGTGCTTTGCCGCCTGCATCACCCTGTTCTTCGTCTCGAACGCCGCGATGCTGCCGCTGGTCGGCAGCGTGCTGACCGTGCGCACGAGCCACACCGCCACCATCCTGATCGCCGCCTGCATCATGGCCCCGCAGCTGGTGATGGCGCTGATCGCCCCGGCGGTGGGACGGGCCGCCCAGGCCTATGGGCGGCGCCCGCTCCTGATCCTGGGCTTTGCCGCCCTGCCGATCCGCGGCCTGCTCTTCGCCTATACGGACGCACCCGAATTGCTGGTGGCGGTGCAGATCTTCGACGGGATCTCGGCCGCGGTGCTCGGCGTGATGGTGCCGCTGGTCGTGGCCGACTGCACCCGGGGCACCGGCCGGTTCAACATGGCGCTCGGCGCGGTCGGCACCGCCATGGGCCTGGGGGCCGCGGCCAGCACGACGCTGTCGGGCTATATGGCCGACCATTTCGGCTCGCATGCCGCCTTCATGGGCCTCTCGGCGGTGGCGCTCGTGGCGCTGGTCCTGATCGTGGCGATCATGCCGGAGACCCGGCGGCCCAAGGAGCGCTGA
- a CDS encoding adenylate/guanylate cyclase domain-containing protein: protein MSYGAATFWIIIAAVSASFGALHGFLFADGPTVAGILYGACIGLLTIAYERGVFLAGYTERLRRLPTLAYFAAAEVSLVLVIVIGMALTGLCLWTLGIVDKPLTEAVTPKLSTIPFALAMSAIIVAVLRVRDLIGGETFVNLILGRYHRPVREERVFLFLDLAGSTAYAERHGDVAAQELLTAVFSTIAEPVRRYCGQVDDYIGDQVIVSWPLARGVAQARCVACVFAIRHALEADRERWLARFGLVPELRAALHGGSVVTAEVGVDRHKIAYFGDVMNATARLEGLCRETRRDVLISEAVLARLPALPEGIAAEALGAYQLRGRSETMIVHALAGGRKPRIVGAPAAIEADRRMMGLRGSARPRVVVSRSVGLGR from the coding sequence ATGTCGTATGGCGCCGCGACCTTCTGGATCATCATCGCGGCCGTGAGTGCCTCGTTCGGTGCCCTGCATGGCTTCCTGTTCGCCGACGGCCCGACGGTCGCGGGCATCCTCTACGGGGCCTGCATCGGCCTCCTCACCATCGCGTATGAGCGCGGCGTCTTCCTTGCCGGCTACACCGAGCGCCTGCGCCGGCTGCCCACACTGGCCTATTTCGCGGCCGCCGAGGTCAGCCTGGTGCTCGTCATCGTCATCGGCATGGCGCTGACCGGCTTGTGTCTCTGGACGCTCGGCATCGTCGACAAGCCCCTGACGGAAGCCGTCACGCCGAAGCTCTCCACCATTCCGTTCGCGCTGGCGATGTCGGCGATCATCGTCGCGGTCCTGCGCGTCCGCGACCTGATCGGCGGCGAGACCTTCGTCAACCTCATCCTCGGGCGCTACCACCGACCGGTCCGGGAGGAGCGCGTCTTCCTGTTCCTCGATCTCGCCGGCTCGACGGCATACGCGGAGCGGCACGGCGATGTCGCCGCCCAGGAACTGCTGACGGCGGTGTTCTCGACCATCGCCGAGCCGGTGCGCCGGTATTGCGGCCAGGTCGACGACTATATCGGCGATCAGGTGATCGTCTCCTGGCCGCTCGCGCGCGGCGTCGCGCAGGCGCGGTGCGTCGCCTGCGTCTTCGCGATCCGTCATGCCCTCGAAGCCGATCGGGAGCGCTGGCTCGCGCGCTTCGGCCTGGTGCCCGAGTTGCGCGCGGCCCTGCACGGCGGCAGCGTGGTGACGGCGGAGGTCGGCGTCGACCGGCACAAGATCGCGTATTTCGGCGACGTCATGAACGCGACCGCCCGGCTCGAGGGCTTGTGCCGTGAGACCCGGCGGGACGTGCTGATCTCGGAGGCGGTTCTCGCCCGGCTGCCGGCGCTCCCCGAGGGCATCGCGGCGGAAGCGCTCGGCGCGTATCAGTTGCGAGGGCGAAGCGAGACGATGATCGTGCATGCGCTCGCGGGCGGGCGCAAGCCGCGCATCGTCGGCGCGCCCGCGGCAATCGAGGCCGACCGCCGGATGATGGGCCTCCGCGGCTCCGCGCGGCCGAGGGTCGTCGTTTCCCGATCGGTCGGCCTCGGCCGATAG
- a CDS encoding pyridoxine 5'-phosphate synthase translates to MSASPLRLGVNVDHVATLRNARGGTLPDPVRAAHAAVAAGADGITAHLREDRRHIRDADMERLRREIDRPLNFEMAVTDEMMAIVLRLQPHAACLVPEKREERTTEGGLDIIGGREHLAPAIARLNEAGIRVSLFVEPEIHVMEAARALAAPVVELHTGTYCEAVIAGDASRIRAELARLARAAEHGHALGLEIHAGHGLDLTSVGPVAALPQLRELNIGHALMAEAIFDGLAPAIRAMRAAMEAGRRGAAA, encoded by the coding sequence ATGTCCGCCTCACCCCTCCGCCTCGGCGTCAACGTCGACCACGTCGCCACCCTGCGCAACGCCCGCGGCGGTACGCTGCCGGACCCGGTGCGCGCGGCGCATGCGGCGGTCGCGGCCGGGGCCGACGGCATCACCGCCCACCTGCGGGAGGACCGGCGCCACATTCGCGACGCCGACATGGAGCGGCTGCGGCGCGAGATCGACCGGCCGCTCAACTTCGAGATGGCGGTGACCGACGAGATGATGGCCATCGTCCTGCGCCTGCAGCCTCACGCCGCCTGCCTGGTGCCGGAGAAGCGCGAGGAGCGCACCACCGAGGGCGGGCTCGACATCATCGGCGGCCGCGAGCACCTGGCGCCCGCCATCGCGCGCCTGAACGAGGCGGGGATCCGGGTCTCGCTCTTCGTCGAGCCCGAGATCCACGTCATGGAGGCCGCCCGGGCGCTCGCCGCGCCCGTGGTCGAACTGCATACCGGCACCTATTGCGAGGCGGTGATCGCCGGCGACGCGTCGCGGATCCGGGCCGAGCTCGCCCGCCTCGCCCGCGCGGCCGAGCACGGCCATGCGCTCGGGCTCGAGATCCATGCCGGGCACGGCCTCGACCTTACAAGCGTCGGCCCGGTGGCGGCGCTGCCCCAGCTGCGCGAGCTGAATATCGGCCATGCGCTGATGGCGGAGGCGATCTTCGACGGGCTCGCCCCGGCGATCCGGGCGATGCGGGCGGCGATGGAAGCCGGGCGTCGCGGGGCCGCGGCATGA